One window of Opisthocomus hoazin isolate bOpiHoa1 chromosome 15, bOpiHoa1.hap1, whole genome shotgun sequence genomic DNA carries:
- the BHLHA15 gene encoding class A basic helix-loop-helix protein 15 gives MKTKTKGKKQRHTVDKEAFSEESAMRKKELVKCLRHKGRSNGGNKESSKIATARAKHPWSNKDRHLRRLESNERERQRMHKLNNAFQALREVIPHVRAENKLSKLETLTLAKNYIKSLTSIILNMSNGHFPAAEGMGGAWGSKLYQHYQQQYGEDDCEEHLQKYST, from the coding sequence ATGAAGACTAAAACcaaaggaaagaagcaaaggCATACTGTTGACAAAGAAGCATTTTCTGAGGAGTCggcaatgagaaaaaaagaactgGTGAAATGTTTGCGGCACAAAGGAAGGAGCAATGGGGGAAACAAGGAGAGCAGCAAGATCGCTACAGCCAGAGCCAAGCATCCGTGGAGCAATAAGGACAGGCATTTGAGGAGACTGGAAAGCAACGAGCGGGAGAGGCAGAGAATGCACAAGCTCAACAACGCGTTCCAGGCTTTGCGGGAGGTGATCCCTCATGTGAGAGCTGAGAATAAACTTTCCAAACTAGAGACTCTCACACTGGccaaaaattacattaaatcCTTGACGTCCATTATACTCAATATGTCCAACGGACActttccagcagcagaagggatgGGGGGAGCCTGGGGGTCCAAACTGTACCAGCATTATCAACAGCAATATGGGGAAGACGATTGTGAGGAACATCTACAAAAATATTCCACATAG